Proteins encoded by one window of Corynebacterium amycolatum:
- a CDS encoding SdpI family protein, producing MIVIPVITLVLAVCIAVVAGLAWSAKLPGNNWIGIRAPEARKSQENWDITHRVAGPPWAVSAVAFLGAAMLAFLAIRPEASGWMWLWYAVALLAGIAMLGVGAAIGSHTIALYDAKVSAESGSGCGCGDGDSGCGCGSATTDAADTAADDACCSDNPAADCGVSGGCSSCGLEGLCTDKGSSANAAFKPVDKDALRKAAEQKK from the coding sequence ATGATTGTCATCCCTGTAATTACCCTGGTTCTGGCTGTTTGCATAGCCGTTGTCGCTGGTTTGGCATGGTCGGCGAAGCTGCCGGGTAATAACTGGATTGGAATTCGTGCGCCCGAGGCTCGAAAGTCCCAGGAAAACTGGGATATTACGCACCGCGTTGCCGGGCCGCCGTGGGCTGTGTCCGCCGTCGCTTTCCTCGGCGCCGCCATGCTCGCCTTCCTCGCCATCCGCCCGGAGGCCTCTGGTTGGATGTGGCTGTGGTACGCCGTCGCTCTGCTCGCCGGTATCGCCATGCTCGGCGTTGGTGCGGCGATCGGCTCGCACACCATCGCGCTTTACGACGCCAAGGTCTCCGCGGAGTCCGGCTCCGGTTGTGGGTGCGGTGACGGTGACAGCGGCTGTGGCTGTGGCTCCGCCACCACTGATGCCGCCGACACTGCAGCTGATGATGCCTGCTGCTCCGACAACCCAGCAGCAGACTGCGGTGTCTCCGGTGGCTGCAGCTCCTGTGGCCTGGAAGGACTGTGCACGGACAAGGGCTCATCCGCGAATGCCGCTTTCAAGCCTGTGGACAAGGATGCGCTGCGCAAGGCAGCTGAGCAGAAGAAGTAA
- the leuS gene encoding leucine--tRNA ligase produces the protein MTNSEKSSSSAEATEYRYSPELATQLEGKWQAYWKDNGTFYAPNPVGDLAAADGSTPPKDKLFVQDMFPYPSGVGLHVGHPLGYIATDVFARFHRMQGANVLHTLGYDAFGLPAEQFAIQTGTHPRVTTEANIANMERQLGRLGLGHDRRRVFATTDQDYYKWTQWIFLQIYNAWFDEDQKKARRIDELIPLLESGEMATKDGRVYAELSEAEQREAVDEFRLVYQSNSMVNWCPGLGTVLSNEEVTAEGRSERGNFPVFRKRLGQWMMRITAYADRLVDDLELLDWPDKVKSMQRNWIGRSRGAEVDFAAEVGPKVSTKIRVFTTRPDTLFGASYMVLAPEHELVDQLVEAGSGSYEGVDERWTFGKETPAEAVAVYRAAIASKSDLERQENKEKTGVFLGAYATNPVSGEQVPVFISDYVLIGYGTGAIMAVPAHDERDYEFATAFGLPIREVVEGGDIAKEAYVGNGTCVNSANDSGLDINGLDKDTAIATVIEWLEKEGTGHEKVQYKLRDWLFARQRYWGEPFPIVYDEDGHAHALPESMLPVELPEVEDYKPVTFDPDDADTEPKAPLDKATDWVNVELDLGDGKKKYRRDTNVMPNWAGSSWYQLRYIDPNNAEKFVDLENERYWTGPRPETHGKDDPGGVDLYVGGVEHAVLHLLYSRFWHKVLFDLGYVTSKEPYRRLFNQGYIQAYAYTDARGVYQPADQVVERDGKFFIPGGAEDGSDLEVFQEYGKMGKSLKNAVSPDEVCDNYGADTLRVYEMAMGPLDTSRPWATKDLVGSQRFLQRAWRLVVNEDSGELAVTDAALSDDDLKALNRTVEGVTSDYAELRDNTAVAKLIEYVNYLTKTYGSAGAPRAAVEPLALMLGPVAPHIAEEMWSRLGHSESLAHGPWPAVDEKWLVDDTVELPVQINGKVRARIDVATDASREDIEAVARADEKVVAAVESAGGNIVKVIVVPGKMVNLVVKK, from the coding sequence ATGACCAACAGCGAAAAGTCCTCGTCCTCGGCAGAAGCCACTGAATACCGCTACTCCCCCGAGCTGGCGACTCAGCTAGAGGGAAAGTGGCAGGCGTATTGGAAAGATAACGGCACCTTCTACGCCCCCAACCCGGTGGGCGATTTGGCAGCTGCCGACGGCTCGACTCCGCCGAAAGACAAGCTTTTCGTCCAGGACATGTTCCCGTACCCGTCAGGCGTCGGTCTGCACGTAGGCCACCCACTGGGTTACATCGCCACCGACGTCTTCGCGCGCTTCCACCGTATGCAGGGCGCAAACGTGCTGCACACCCTGGGCTACGACGCCTTCGGTCTGCCGGCGGAGCAGTTCGCAATCCAGACCGGTACGCACCCGCGCGTGACGACGGAAGCGAATATCGCCAACATGGAGCGCCAGCTGGGCCGCCTGGGGCTTGGCCATGACCGCCGTCGTGTTTTCGCGACCACTGACCAGGACTACTACAAGTGGACGCAGTGGATTTTCCTGCAGATTTACAACGCCTGGTTCGATGAGGATCAAAAGAAGGCCCGTCGTATCGATGAGCTGATTCCGCTGTTGGAGTCCGGCGAGATGGCTACCAAGGACGGTCGCGTCTACGCTGAGCTCAGCGAGGCTGAGCAGCGCGAAGCTGTGGATGAGTTCCGCTTGGTCTACCAGTCGAATTCGATGGTCAACTGGTGCCCGGGCCTCGGCACTGTGCTGTCCAACGAGGAAGTGACCGCCGAAGGTCGTTCGGAGCGCGGTAACTTCCCGGTGTTCCGCAAGCGGCTGGGCCAGTGGATGATGCGCATCACCGCTTACGCCGACCGCCTGGTCGATGATCTGGAGCTGCTGGACTGGCCGGACAAGGTCAAGTCCATGCAGCGTAACTGGATCGGTCGCTCCCGCGGTGCTGAGGTCGACTTCGCAGCTGAGGTCGGCCCGAAGGTCTCCACCAAGATCAGGGTCTTCACCACTCGCCCGGACACTCTCTTCGGAGCCTCCTACATGGTGCTCGCTCCTGAGCACGAGCTGGTGGATCAGCTGGTCGAAGCCGGCAGCGGTTCCTACGAGGGTGTGGATGAGCGCTGGACCTTCGGCAAGGAAACCCCAGCTGAGGCCGTCGCCGTTTACCGCGCCGCAATTGCCTCCAAGTCCGACCTGGAACGCCAGGAGAACAAGGAGAAAACCGGCGTCTTCCTGGGTGCTTACGCCACCAACCCGGTCAGCGGCGAACAGGTGCCGGTATTCATTTCCGACTACGTCCTGATTGGCTACGGCACCGGTGCCATCATGGCTGTCCCGGCCCACGATGAGCGCGACTACGAGTTCGCCACTGCCTTCGGTCTGCCAATCCGCGAGGTCGTTGAAGGCGGTGACATTGCAAAGGAGGCGTACGTCGGTAACGGTACGTGCGTGAACTCCGCCAATGACTCCGGCCTGGACATCAATGGCCTGGACAAGGACACCGCCATCGCCACCGTCATTGAGTGGTTGGAGAAGGAAGGTACTGGCCACGAGAAGGTCCAGTACAAGCTGCGCGACTGGCTGTTCGCCCGCCAGCGCTACTGGGGCGAGCCCTTCCCCATCGTCTACGACGAGGACGGTCACGCCCACGCACTGCCCGAGTCCATGCTTCCGGTCGAGCTCCCGGAGGTCGAGGACTACAAGCCGGTCACATTCGACCCGGACGATGCCGACACCGAGCCAAAGGCCCCACTGGACAAGGCCACTGACTGGGTCAACGTCGAGCTCGACCTCGGAGACGGCAAGAAGAAGTACCGCCGAGACACCAACGTCATGCCGAACTGGGCAGGTTCCTCCTGGTACCAGCTGCGCTACATCGACCCGAACAACGCTGAAAAGTTCGTTGACCTGGAAAACGAGCGCTACTGGACCGGCCCCCGTCCGGAGACGCACGGCAAGGACGATCCAGGCGGCGTCGACCTCTACGTCGGCGGCGTCGAGCACGCGGTGCTGCACCTGCTCTACTCCCGCTTCTGGCACAAGGTCCTCTTCGACCTCGGCTACGTGACCTCCAAGGAGCCGTACCGCCGTCTGTTCAACCAGGGCTACATTCAGGCCTACGCCTACACCGATGCTCGTGGTGTCTACCAGCCGGCGGATCAGGTAGTTGAGCGCGATGGTAAGTTCTTCATTCCAGGTGGCGCCGAAGACGGCTCTGACCTGGAGGTTTTCCAGGAGTACGGCAAGATGGGCAAGTCTCTGAAGAACGCCGTCTCCCCCGACGAGGTCTGCGACAACTACGGCGCCGACACCTTGCGCGTCTACGAAATGGCCATGGGCCCACTCGACACTTCCCGCCCGTGGGCGACGAAGGACCTGGTCGGCTCGCAGCGCTTCCTCCAGCGCGCTTGGCGTCTGGTGGTCAATGAGGACTCCGGTGAGCTCGCCGTCACGGACGCAGCGCTTTCCGACGACGACCTCAAGGCGCTCAACCGCACCGTGGAAGGGGTTACCTCTGACTACGCAGAACTGCGTGACAACACGGCCGTCGCAAAGCTCATTGAGTACGTCAACTACCTGACCAAGACCTACGGATCGGCCGGTGCACCGCGCGCCGCTGTGGAGCCGCTGGCTCTCATGCTGGGCCCGGTGGCACCGCACATCGCGGAGGAAATGTGGAGCCGCCTCGGCCACTCCGAGTCCCTGGCGCACGGTCCGTGGCCGGCAGTTGACGAGAAGTGGCTGGTCGATGACACCGTTGAGCTGCCAGTTCAGATCAACGGCAAGGTCCGTGCCCGCATTGACGTGGCTACCGATGCTTCCCGCGAGGATATCGAGGCCGTCGCGCGTGCCGACGAAAAGGTTGTCGCAGCGGTGGAGAGCGCCGGTGGCAATATCGTGAAGGTCATTGTCGTTCCGGGCAAGATGGTCAACCTGGTTGTGAAGAAGTAG